ttttgCTCATTGCTCTTTAACACAATGCAACCTCTTGTTGTAACTTGTTTTTCACTGTAGCATCAACTGTGTTGTGGTTGAAATGCTTTGcggtgtatatacagtattagtcaaaagtttggaaacactctctcattcaaataaatgagaaaGTATTTCCAAACTTCTTActgatactgtatataaataattttattagttcaatgacagtaaacaaacaaattcCTCATCAAGAGATTCTGGCAGACTATTCCAGCCTCTGCTTGgcattacataaaaacatacatttctgtCTAAATGGCACACATGGGCATTGCTTTATGGCTCAAAACAGGAAATATGCGTCCATTTTTAGTCTTCATTAAATAAACTCTGGTGCGTTTCCACTCTGATAACTTCATAGTTTCAACTTCACATCAGCTTTTCTCGGGGGAGAGATTGAAGAGTGGAGCCAGTAGCAAAATCTTCCCTGCAACAGGAAGCAAGAGGATTTACAGGAAATGTGGTCTCAATTTTGTGAACCATCAGCACAAACAGTACCACTAGCAATAGATACTGTAGGTGCTACCAAGTTTCCCGGCCATGGTCTCATTTATGTACATTAATTATGCCAAAATGCATACTTTTTTCCATCCTTGAGCTACTGTGGTTTGGATTGTGCTTCATCTGCCAAATGACTAAGTGTACTTCACTTTTGTCTGAAGTTGAGATCCCACATGAGCTTTCTCTCCTGTTCTTTCCCTACTCACTGCCCACCCCTCTGTCTGATAAAGCAAAATATACTCatgtataattaaaaacattaataaattattCAGATGTATCCACAAGGCTTGTTAAGGAGAGAAATTCCCGTCCTCATAGTGACCTCTCTTCTTTTCCAGAGGAGGTTCACAGGTTGCGTGAAGAGctgagggagagggaaagagagcgGGATGAATCTAGGAGGGGACAAAGTCCAGGAGCAGAGAGACGGATGGAGCAGTGGAGGAGAGAGGTTGGGCGTGAGCTGAGCAGTCTGCGGGGACACATCACCAGAGCCACGTCGCTAGGCAACCTGGAGGAGAGGTGCTTTAGGGGTGGAGCTGGGGGGGCGTAACTGCAGACTAAAGTGACAATAGGTCCAGATCGTGATTGACATAGAAATGTCCTGAGGTAGAATTCAAAAAGAATTTGTGGTTTGTGGTTTGCAGAGGGCAGgtgtaaaataaaagaaaccaCAAGTCTttatctccttttcttttcatagTTTCAGCTCAAAGCTCCGGCGAGAGGAGCTGGAACACCTGCGGAGAGAGTTGGACCAGCTGAAAGCACAGCTAAGTGAGTCGCACACGCACATCATACCCACATATTGATTCAGCGGGAATGCACATGTCCAAAGCCTGGTGCTGGCCTGTAAAGTGAAGGCAAGCGCAGTCTTGTAGACAACATCTGTTCCCTCTTTGCCCCATAACagggagacaggaggaggatgTGTTCCTCCAGCAGGCAGAGGCCAGAGAGACCAGGAGACAGTACGAACGCAGCTGCAAGGTAAACACAATGTACCACGCAGGTTGTGTTTGCTAGTGGAtgtgtgctttgtttgtttttttcagatccTTAACCTTTCCTTTTGTGTGCTTTGCTCAGACGTTGGAGGAGCTGACAGACAGCTACAGAGCTCACAGCACTGATCTGGCAAGGACCGTCTCTCAAtattcacaaacacaacaagagGTTCGCCAGATCAGGTACACGTGTTAGCGCGTACAGATGTGTGTATCTGGAGTTTTGTGTCTTAAATCTCTTCTGTGAAttatcatactgtatgttacaaTTAACCTCTTGCAACAGAGCAACTGTGTCAGAACTGAAGGAGGAGGTCAGGACTCTGATTCTACGAGGTGAACCAACATCTCTACCTTTACTGTCGGCACATACATCAGGCAAGTCACTATCCTTCAGTTGCTCttacacatatgcacatgcacagtTTCATTGGACTATTTAACTAGTTTTTGTTTTCCCATTTGCTTCAGGTGCATCACCTCTCCCACTCCCTCGCAGCCATAGAAGAGGGGTCAAAGCAGAAGAGGCGGAGCAGGACTCTGACTCTGAAGACTTTAGCCCAACACCAAGTCTGGCTGATGTCAGCTCAGATGATCTGTCATGGCTGGAGGACAAAGAGTCAAGTGAGCACAAATGTTTTCTTGGAGAAAGATTAGCACAAGCATGGTGGTGTGATGCACCTCCAGGTACAGCATGTAGTACAACATGCTGAGTCATCAATGACACATATTTCAATTATATCATTTTCACAAGCCTTCTGTCCAGCTCCATGTACTCCACCACCAACACGCTCTGACAATTGGATCACACGGGAATGATATGCAGGGCACCAGATGGGCAAGTACTGATGACGGTTATAGCAAGATTGGACTTGTATTTCCCCTTCG
The Scomber scombrus chromosome 8, fScoSco1.1, whole genome shotgun sequence DNA segment above includes these coding regions:
- the LOC133984841 gene encoding cingulin-like protein 1, encoding MNWDNQLSSILSVADGSVAKMRERLTSPGKFSKGGEDLFAIRERVHDSDLDPPALPPRAPLHRQLSPSLSPGVQWTDLSTIQSQLQIQSQAIESLTRKLHDTERERQSQQGHIQTLQEEVHRLREELRERERERDESRRGQSPGAERRMEQWRREVGRELSSLRGHITRATSLGNLEESFSSKLRREELEHLRRELDQLKAQLRRQEEDVFLQQAEARETRRQYERSCKTLEELTDSYRAHSTDLARTVSQYSQTQQEVRQIRATVSELKEEVRTLILRGEPTSLPLLSAHTSGASPLPLPRSHRRGVKAEEAEQDSDSEDFSPTPSLADVSSDDLSWLEDKESTLHQKPRVRLSVQSRRSDFAGPGTDPEEEEEDDDLLDEDLNPDLGSDLSLNDL